The following DNA comes from Rhinolophus sinicus isolate RSC01 linkage group LG06, ASM3656204v1, whole genome shotgun sequence.
CAGACACAGGGATTCCTGGGAGTAGCTCTGTGCTTCAGGACCAGACTCACTCCCAGGAGTAAAGATGAAAGGAGTggagggtggccggttagctcagttgcttagagcatggtgctaataacaccaaggttgcaggttctattcccgcatgggccactgtgagccgtgctctccttaaaacaaacaaacaaacaaacaaataaataagtaaataatacaaGGAGTGCCCTCTAGTGGCCCCGAGGTGGCCTGGCGCAGAGGGAGAAGTCTTGAGTCTGGGGTAGACTGAGACactggggcagaggcaggagctCAGCAGAATGCCCAGGCCTCCTTCCCACGTGGCACTGCAACTGGGCGGCtttggattttaaaacatttaaatctcCTTTCAATTACCATCAACCGAGTTTAGCAAATGTCTTCTGAGCACCATTTAAACATGGAACTGGGCTCTACAGAATGTTATCAATACCTGACCGTGAAATCAagatccccattttatagaaactgaggctcatagagtTGATTTGCCCGAGGTCACAAAGCTGGACTGCAGCAGCGCTGGGGCCTAGATTCCAGCCCAAGCTCTCCATTCTTCCCTGAGCCCAGCTACCCAAATGCCAGGCCTCCTGCCAGGTCCTGCAGGGACAGAGGAGAGTGGGGCAGCCAGGGCCTCAGATGTGGAACCTGGGTAACTGCAGCTCACAGGCGGCCTGGCCTCAGCGCGTCTGACCCACTACTCTGGGCTCCAGCCTCCCCCGGGGACTGTCCCCTatcctgcctcctgcctgtgACTGCAAATTCGGTCCCTTTCCGCCCTCCCTTTCCTTACACACCGTTGCTCTCATTTTCAGCGGCAGGCGGGCTGTGGGTCCCCGAGGGCCCCCAAACATAGCTGCAGCGTCTCTTCCATGCAGACTCCTAACCCTCTGGCCCTCCCACCCACAGTCTCTCCTTGGTGTCCTTCTTTCCATCCTTAACTTGGCTCCTgcctcactcccaccccaccacAGTTTTTTCTAGTCATTTCCTGACTTGCTTTTCTCCTCCACCATTGCTCTGTAGCTCCCCAGGTGGGGGCattaccctttaaaaaaataagaacaatttctgaattataaaagtaatatatgttgATTGTGGgcaatataaaaaatacagaaacatatcAAGTCGTCCAGAGTGTTACCACCTGAAGACAACCGCTGTTAAATAATTTTGGCTTCTATTTCAATCATTTTCCCAGGCTCacacatgattttgtttttcccaagtGAAGTCAGGATCACACACTGTAAAGTTTGGAATTCTGCCTTATAAAAAACCTCCCATTTCCTGAGTTGTTCCACCATGGGCCAAGAAACTGAAGTGGGCGGTCATCCTGCTGCGTGGATGCGCAATGCTGGGTGTTAGGGTGCCCCACGGGCAGTGTACCCCTGCCGGTGCAGCGTGGGCTCCCAGCGTGAACTCGGGGACCCTGCCGCGGGAGGGCGGGGGGTCACCGGGCTGGGTCCCTGCGCGAACCCctaggggtgggggatgggataGGTCTCGCTCACGGCTGCGCGCCGAAGGGTTTCAGTTTTGTGGGGGACCGCACGGGGCGCGCCGAGGGTGGGGTCTCTTTATATTTCACATGCTTTCTTCGATCGTGGACATTCTGGAGTTTGGGACCAACTTCCGGCAGACGCCAGTAGGGACTTCTCCGCCTGGAACCCAGGCGCCCTGCGGCGCCGCCCCTCCGGCCGCCGCCGGGCCTAGGTCAGGAGGTCCCCGAGGGGCCGGCGGGGCGTGGCCGCGGGGCGGGGCGTGGCCGCGGGGCGGGGCATTCCCGCCAAATTCCGGTCCCAGCCCCGCGGCGCGGTGGTATCGCGAGAGCTCAGGGGCGGCGGGCAGCTCCTTCCTACCGGCGTCGGCAGCTCAGTGCGCAGGCGTGGCGGGCGGGTTTCCCCTGGCTACAGCCGGCGCTGCCGCCCGCTGGTGAGCCGCCCTGCGCCATGGCGGGCTGCGCGGCGCGGGCTCCGCCGGGCTCCGAGGCGCGCCTCAGCCTCGCCACCTTCCTGCTGGGCGCCTCGGTGCTCGCGCTGCCGCTGCTCACGCGCGCCGGCCTGCAGGGCCGCACCGGGCTGGCACTCTACGTGGCCGGGCTCAAcgcgctgctgctgctgctctatCGGCCGCCGCGCTACCAGGTACGGGCCGGGGCCGAGGCCGGGGTCGGGCGAGGGCTGGGCGCTGCGCGAGGGCACCGTCCCCCCGGGGTCCGGGTCGGAGTGGGCCGGGAGAGGGGCTCCTTCCTCCGGCGTGTTCTTTAGCGGTGAGTTCAGATGACAGGAGGGACCCCGCCTCTCCAGGCTCGGGGGCGTGGGGCACGGGCCCCCTCTTCCCCGCGGAGCGGGTGGGAAATTGCAGTTGGTGTGGTTCGGCAGCTGCGGCATATGCGAGTGGGGTGGGGAATGAGCGAGCCTACGAGttcttttatgtaatttaaggTGTGGAGACCTACCTGCTGCCAAGTCAGAGGCCCCGCAGTTATGTGGAGGTGGCCGGGTTCAGAGTCTCGGGCGCCCCGACAAGATTTCGCTGCGTGGACTTGGGAGAATCCTGCCAATAAATTAGGTTCACGCAGCTTACCCACAGCCCTGAATAATGATAGCAACAATAATAGTAATGGCAGCTAAAACTTATGTAGCGTTTATTCTTAAGTGCTTTACAGGGATAATCCTCAGGGCAATTTTAAAAGGTAGGTACTGCTGTTATCCCCATTAtgtagatggggaaaccgaggtccattgaggttaagtgacttgcccaaggccacacaggcaGAGAGTGGTGGgtgtgggatttgaacccaggccaccATCCCTCACCACCTTCTTAACCTCTGAGCAAATTGCATGCTTGCTAGTGGCCTACTTATCCCAGCAAGTAGGATGTGTGCCCCAAGAATAGCCAGGTAACTGAGCTTCTTTTGGGTCCCTTTTAGATAGCCGTCCGAGCTTGCTTCCTGGGCTTCGTGTTCGGCTGTGGGGTGCTGCTAAGTTTTAGCCAGTCTTCTTGGAATCACTTTGGCTGGTAAGAAGTACTTTGGGAACAGTGGGTTTGAGCCTAGGGTGGGCAGATCAGAGGGATCAGTACTGGTATTTCATCATCTCTGTGTCTCATCTCTGGCTGAAGGCTGTTTCGGATCCTGTGGAAATGAGGTCTCTGTCTCCCACCTAGATTCCCACATTTCAGACCTCGATAACTTGTGCCCATCGGTTGCTTCTGTTGCAGGCAGAAACAGGTCTCCCTGACACCCTCCCCACAGGTGTCCTGACCCAAAGCTGCAGCTGCTGTGACACATTCAGTAATGTGGTGAGCCCTTCCTGGAAGAGGGTACAGTTCCTCCGTGACAAGAAGGGCCaaggctctggctctggctcatcTTCACAGGCCTCTTCCATCTCTAATTTCTGTTAGGTCACATCTAGTGCATCCCCACGGCCAGTGTAGGAGTTTTCCCTACACTGTGATTTGAGTCCCTTGAGCCTTCTAGTCCCTGACCTGGATTTGAACCAGTGGCTTCAAGGTAAAAAGCTTTATCTCCTATTATGAACACTCTGAGCCATCTAATCCTTTGTGGCTGGGATTATTTCggttttttgaatttttgtatttcACATACATCACTACTTTTGTTTGCTATTTCCCTCTGTCATGGTTTACTGTGTGtagtgtcatttttaaaagtctgaaagaCCCATAATGCCTTCCTAacttatgtttgtttgttttttgtttatgaCATTCAAAAGTGTAGTCCCTTTGGcgtccagatggctcagttggttatagcgggagctctgaacaacaggattgccggtCAGATTCTCACATGGGcaagtgagctgtgccttccacaactagattgaaggcaaagagctgccgctgagctgccggtggggtggctggatggctcagctggttagagtgtgagctctgaacaaccaggttgtcggttcaattcccgcatgggatggtgggctgtgccccctgcaactaaagattgaaaacagcaacaggagttggagctgagctgcgccctccatcaacgacttggagctgatgggccctggagaaacacactgttccccaatgttccccaataaaattaaaaaaaaaaaagaaaaaagtgtagtCCCTTTAAAACCTCACTTTCTGCAAACCTGAAGAAATAATGCTCCATACGGGTGCCCTCAGGTGACAGCAGGACCTCTAGAATTCAGGGACAGTTCCACAGACCCAAATCTGTATTTTGACTTAGGGCTAGCCTGACTCTCTTGCTCCaacttccctctctttctttttgtcttaaataGGTATATGTGCTCCCTGTCACTGTTCCACTATTCTGAATACTTGGTCACAGCCGTCAACAACCCCAAAAGTCTGTCCTTGGACTCCTTCCTCCTGAATCACAGTCTGGAGTACACAGTAGCTGCTCTTTCTTCTTGGATAGAGTTCACACTTGAAAATATCTTTTGGCCAGGTCAGTGTGCCCTGCTCTTTCCTCTGGAGGGGATTTGGGTGGCTTTCACATGGCCCGAGGACAGTGATGTGGCTTCACCTCCCGGGTCTAATCTCCCTGAGTGATTTTCCCCGGGCCTCTGTCCTCACTAAGCTGGGCTTGTGAATTCCGCTTCTGGATTTTGAATCGAGGAACGATGACCTTTTGCTGTAAGCCTTGCGTAACATCGTGCTCCATCTGATAGGAAGTCCCTACCTTTGGTAGCTGTAATCCTAATTTTACAGTCAGAGGAGACTTGGATCTATTCATTTCCTGTGACTTGAGAAATTTCATATGAAGAGTTTATTAGCGAAAGCCTTCTGCATCGGGAACCTACTCTCAAGTTGAACTTTGCACACCAAGTTAAATCTATATAGTTCCCATAATTCAGTAAAGGGCCAAGGTGGGAAACACAGTCCTTCTCTGTTTCACTTAGCTGTCCTTGTCCCCAAGGGAAGGACAGGAGCATCTGGCAGGGGAACATGGACTAATAGCCATTCTTTCTCTGCTGTGACCCTCTAATGGGGTTGTTGGCACTTTAAATGGATGCACAGCACAACTTAGGGGGAGGTGTTTTGCttatacttaaattttaatgTGATAACAAATGCTAATTGCCCACTAGCATGGTTTCTACCGTTCCTGTCTTTGGAAAAATAGGTTAATTTTCAGCATCCAGAGGGGGAAATCGACAGCCCAGTGTCTTCACTTCCCATTTGTCACCATGTCTCCTGCAGAACTGAAGCAGATCACCTGGCTCAGTGCCACCGGCCTGCTGATGGTGGTCTTTGGAGAATGTCTGAGGAAAGCGGCCATGTTTACAGCTGGTTCCAATTTCAACCATGTGGTGCAGAATGAAAAATCTGAAACCCATACTCTGGTGACAAGTGGAGTGTACGCTTGGTTCCGGCATCCTTCTTACGTTGGGTGGTTTTACTGGAGTATTGGAACCCAGGTATAGTATCAGACAGGATGCTGCTCTCCTTTAAATTTTGTATTCCATgtttttaattgacatataagTCACATACCACAAGATTCACCATTTCAAAGTGTACCATTCAGCGGGCTTCAGTGTGTTCACAAGGTTGTTGGCCCTCTTTAAATAGGTACCTGTGCTCCCTGTCATGTTTCAATTGATAACTAAATAAAAGTCAAAAGGACTGATTTAGTCCTTAACGTTTTTTACCAGGTACTTAAAATCTGGGTGTCTTAAATTTGTAAACTCTTGGTGATTCTAGATGCTGTTACCCCATCTACCGTaccccttctctgcctctttaACTTTGATCTGGAATGCCCCCGTGGGGTGAGGACGGAGATGGGGCTGCCACTCAAGTGCCTGCTTAGCTGATTTTCCTTAGAAGCTGCTAGTGATGAGGCCAAGGTCATGTGTTAGGTTTGATCGGAGCTACAGAGGTTTGTTCTGTCTGAAGCTGCAGCCTGAGCCTGTTTCTTGACAGTTGTTTCTTGGATCTGTTCTCTTGGTCCTAGGAGGACTTGGCCAGAGAACATGAGTAGAGCTTAGAAAACTCACCACCTCTTGGGGAAAATCCATTCTGGGCCTCCAGGCATTACATCCCAAATGCGTGGTCCGTGGGGACTCTCTGGGACCCCCCGTGGTGTAGTAGGGGCAGGTTACTGcacagcatttattttaaaacttgctcTTCTGAAACTTAAGACTCCCTCATTCACAATTGTATTCCCTGTGAACAAATCGATTATAGTTGAATCATGTAATTTGCCATAAATGCTAACTGTGCACCTAAGGACCAaagggtttttatatttttttgaccATAGATCTTCGGTCAAAAGATTTATGGCAAATTACACACACTGTGACCCAGCACACGTGTGTGTAAAAACAGGAGTCTTTCCCAGAACAGTGTTTACTGTGTACAAAACAGTCTATTTTCTATCTTATTCTTTGTAATGCACAGATTGATTTCATGGCTCAGTGAAAGGTTGTGGCCTGCGATTAGGAAATCCCGCCATAGGGCATGCTGAGAAGCTGCACGCACCTGCCAGCTATGTGGGCACAGGCTCTGGGGTCGCTGGCCCGGCCAGTCGTGGCTCTAAGGTTGACTGATTGGCCTCCCTTTCCTCACGACTTAAGTGGGCACTGCAGTGGCACCTCAGGTTTGCTGTGGGTGTTGAATGGCCTGTTGGTTGTAAAGGGCTGAGCCTGTGCTGGGAACTAAACAGTAGTGAGGATAAGAAGTTGAAGGGGTGTGCCGGGTTCTCTCGGTGGAAGTCCCCCCATTGGGGGAGACACATGTCTGGGGAGTGGGTTAGTGGGTTCCCTGAGCAGCACAGGAAGCTCCCCAAGAGCTGAGTGATGCTCCTGGCCGGGAAGGACTGTGGACAAGACGTTCTCGAAAGTGGGATGAGAAGGGGGGCAAGAGGCAGTCAAGCTGGATACAGCTGGGGAAAGAGGAGGCTGGAGGAAGTGGGCCGAGGTGCTGCTGCTCCGCGAGGCCGGGGAGACGGGGTTAGGCCTTGGAGCTTTGTGGGGCGGGGGTTTGATGAGGTGGCAGTGTGTTGGGTACACAGCGGCAGGCTGTGGGGGCCAGAGGCAGGGGCCAGACAGTGCGGGGTGGGAGGGACAGGAAATCTCGGCCTGGGAGCCATGTGGGTCGGCAGTGTGCACTGAATGAATGGGCGTCACTTGTCGGGGTGGCAGCAGGAGTTGCTGTCACCCCGACCTCAGGGTTGGAATCCAGGAGGTTGATGTTTCCTGTTGATGTTTAGATGTCCTTCAGGTAAGAGGAACAACAGTTAACTGCATGAGAAAAAGCTCCAGTGACAAAGGTTTAGTTCTAATGTGAAAGTGATAGTGTGATTTCACTTAATGGCACCTTGGCGGTGATCAAAGACCCTAATCTAATTGTGAGACTCTCTTGGGCCCTTGGCAGGAAGTCCTTTGGGGGTGTTTGGCAGAAGCAGGTGCTGCTGAAGTCCACAGCGGTCCCTCTGATCCTGCCCGACTCTGTTCCTGGCAGGTGATGTTGTGCAACCCCATCTGTGGCATTGGCTACGCTCTGACAGTGTGGCGCTTCTTCCGCGATCGCACAGAAGAAGAGGAAATCTCACTAATTCACTTTTTTGGAGAGGAATACCTGGAGTATAAGAAGCGGGTACCCACCGGCCTGCCTTTCATCAAAGGAGTCAAGGTGGAGCTATGACAGGCCGGGGCCCAAGGGGCCTCCGCTCTGTGCAACCCAGGACGGACCTGCCTCTGGTCGGCCACTCTGCGGAATGCATCTCCTTAATCATTTTATATGTCATCCGGTACTCTTCCGGAATACCACTCAAGACCAAATGGTCAGAAGTCCGTAGGACCAGAGGACCCCACCCCCCAACGTCCCGGAGCAATCTGTCGTGGGCTGAATCAAGTTCAGATGTGGGGTAAAGACAGACAAAGAGCAAACAACAGCAATATTCAGCAGTGCCCTCCAGAAGTGCCTGGTGTGAGCCCAGGCCACATGCCATCCCTTCGAGGCCACTGTGTATTTAGGCTGAAACCAAGACCCCTCGGGAGAGGCAGACTTGTTACCTGAGTAAGGCTTCGTCAGCAGGAGGGGGGCTGTGGGCATCAGTGCTTTGTAGAGTTAGAAACACATTCACAATCTTGAACCAGAAATCACCCACAGCACAGCTTAACCTCCTCATTTCTGCCTTTAAAAAGTGCATGAGCATCTACAGTTTTAAAGACACCTCCTTAGAAGGCACTTTGGCCCTTCCTCTATTTAATCATATTTACAtatctattttttataaatagtaGTATATAAATTCAAAGGGGACTCGGTGGTTATAGCCCCAACTTTTAATTCGCAGGAAGGAAGCATCGACACACAAACAATTAGGCCGAGTGGCTTTGTGTCACCAGGGCACTCAGGGCCAGGGAGACCGCAGGCCCCTGTGGCTTTTCTGGGGTCCTGCTCGTCTCCCAAGAAGGTCTGTCATCAGGGACAGGCATGTCAAAGGCATATCATTTGTCCTTTGTCCCAGAAAtgcttactgagcacctgctctgtgcaaGGCACAGTTCAACGCTGAGAAATACTGCTCTCCATTTATTGGGGATTTTATCATTTGACCATAGCCTATAGATTTATGTATTGATTTAAATCTATTAACTATTGATTTCTGTGTTGTTCTCAAAACTTCATCGTCCCTGATGCTATTTCTAACTGTCTTCCAGAGGGGTTTGAGAGCATTCACAACTACAGAATTCAAGCAAGTCGACTCACGAAGGTCTTAAATAGAGCAAATAACCCCAACTGAGATTTAGTCATATTTTCGTTTTTCACATTTGGGGAAAGTGGTTGTCTTTGAGTCAAACATACACACTTTAAAGACCTGTGTTTAATTCTGGACTGGATGGGAACTTGGTCTCAGTGTGGAACCTTTCCATGCAGTCTGTGGTGGCACTGAGGGTGTGTGAATGTGACAGCAGCGGCAGCCCCTGGCCGGAGCACAGCTCTGCTGCCatgccacgccacgccacgcggCTTTCCAGGAGCCACGTCACCTTTCTGTGCCTAGACCtccccatctgtagaatggggtcAATACCACCTACCTCACAGGGGTGTTGCGAAGACTTAGAAGAACGATGTCAGACGTTTTTAACATGTTGATGAGATGACATACATGAAATCTATACTGTATGAGAGTTACACAAAAGTGAACATTGGGTTAACTGTACCAGATACTGGAAACGTGTGTTCAAAAGAGCATTTTACCAACTCAAAATAGTACTAATTTCTAGAGTTCATGGcctaattcattttttctttattgtatgtaCCAAAGAGCTTTATGGCTTTATTGATTTCTGGCATGACGCTTGCTGGTGTGAGAACGAGAGACCCGAGCAGCAGCGCCCAGGAGGGTGGTGCAGTCAGACTGGCCGAGGCCACCGCCACAGCCCTGGGCAGCGGCTTCCTCTGGCGTGAACACGCCCAGCAGGCTGTCAGCGTGCACTTACTTGGTGAACTCCAGTCGGATTGGTTCTAAACTTATGCAGACCACGCTTAGCTAAGTAAGCGCCACTGAGTAGGACTGCAAAATGGAAGGGGGTGGCTGGGGGTTGGCAGCCACCCCCAGGTCCTTGAGGGCAACTTCTTTCTTGCTGTACGCAGCAGACTCAGCTTTAATGAGGTTTCTGGGGGCAGTGAAGTTGTGTTTTTAATAGGTGGCGAGCAGCTGGTGACGGCCCTGGCTTTGCAGATGGGAAGTCAAAGGTATTGAATTTGACCTTCCTCCACCTGCCTGCAGGGCCAGGCGCTCAGAAGGTAGGCCTTAGTGTTGGGCCGCTAGGCCACCTGGGGCTTGCCACCTGGGGCTCTAGGTATTCTGCTCCGCTTTAAAGAGCAATTCTGTGGGCGGGGGGTAGTGAGAACATTCACCCCCTGATTTGTAATCCCAGGGCAGAAGTCAGCAATTACTTATGGATAAAAGATGAACTATTTAGGGCAGGGTTGGCAAGTGATTGACTTTCATCTAGTCCTGAGatcttcagattatttttaactGTATAAATTTAGTAGTGACATTGTGCACGGCAGAGAATCAGGTTAATGAGGTACACGCTTCCTGTTATTCCCAAAAGCTTTTTGGGTAAAGGCCGCATCCCCAGTTCCCTCAAATTAAGAAACTGTCAGGAGATTTTGTTTTCCACTGCAGGTTTTAAAGTGGAAATTCTTAAGTGGAACATAGGCACTGCACAGAACAAAGCTGCTTTGAAGcggtataaaatgaaacattttacaaGGATTTGCAGGTTGGGCTGAGAAGGGTACTTTacagggcagggagtggggtgAGCCTGGCAGAAAGCAAAAGGCAGCACACCCCACCGTCTGGCACTGGTGTGAATCTCTCTTTGAGCCTAAACGTAAACTTGATGAATCCCTTCTATCCATTTCACACTCTTGGTGATAACATGATAGGGGAAATATTCCTAAGCCAATACATTGTGTTAATAGACGAGGCTCGGGGGGCCTTGGCCACAGCTCATTTTGGTAGCAGTCCCTCTCATAGATACATTAGCCCGTCGCTTCTCTGCACTTTCTTACTGCCTTAGGTAGTTGTGCTGTCCCACCGATTTTGCTTCTGTAGTGACCTGGTGAGGTTAGGCAGCCTTGCGTCGCCAGCATGGTGGGAGAGGCTTGCCCTCTGCCCCGCTATGAAAGCTTGACGCCTGTCCTGGAAGACCGGCCCTCAGCAGGGGTCCCAAGCGCTTGCTCTCGGGAAGCCGTCTATAGCTAGGAGAGAACCTTAATGGAGTAATTATTCTACTCTTCTTTTTACAtgcagaaatgtttatttaaatattttaaattggattttctttCACAGATACTGATATTCTTTCCAATGCTTAAATAAAACTACTTGATTTCACTACGAACGATAGTGTGAGTGCATGGAACGTAGGAACTCTAAGGTCACGCCCCTTCCAGGTAGGAAACGTCCGGAAGCTGCAGCGTAAAACCAGATGTATTTTGCCCGTCCGATGCAGTTCCAAAGTCCTCCCTCTAACCAGTGGGCAGGCTCCCTCGGGCGTGAACACGCCTGCCGGGACCTCAGCACGCGCGTCGGGCCCCTGTGGGTTGTGAGGCTTCGGCGTGGGGACGTCAAGAGCAGGGACGTGGCGTGGCCCCGTGTGCTGCGCTCGCCGATTGCTGCACTCGCCGATTGCTGCACCGGTAAGGAGAACCCATTCGCTGTTTGAACCACAGAATCAAGGTGGATACTTGCTGAAAGTGTGACGGCATCATTTTGTCTCCAAAACTGTACATTTTAGGGCAttcaggttaatttttaaaaa
Coding sequences within:
- the ICMT gene encoding protein-S-isoprenylcysteine O-methyltransferase codes for the protein MAGCAARAPPGSEARLSLATFLLGASVLALPLLTRAGLQGRTGLALYVAGLNALLLLLYRPPRYQIAVRACFLGFVFGCGVLLSFSQSSWNHFGWYMCSLSLFHYSEYLVTAVNNPKSLSLDSFLLNHSLEYTVAALSSWIEFTLENIFWPELKQITWLSATGLLMVVFGECLRKAAMFTAGSNFNHVVQNEKSETHTLVTSGVYAWFRHPSYVGWFYWSIGTQVMLCNPICGIGYALTVWRFFRDRTEEEEISLIHFFGEEYLEYKKRVPTGLPFIKGVKVEL